From Zingiber officinale cultivar Zhangliang chromosome 5B, Zo_v1.1, whole genome shotgun sequence, the proteins below share one genomic window:
- the LOC121984515 gene encoding beta-amylase 8-like isoform X1 — translation MEMKQDLDQQQSPSPAGDHDFPVPPPQRRLRGFAASVSGGGGGAVATKGRKEREREKERTKLRERHRRAITSRMLTGLRQYGNFLLPARADMNDVLAALAREAGWIVQPDGTTYRQSPALASSIPADVPPVQFTPIPIRSDESPLSPTSLKNYSVKASLDTQAALLRIDETLSPASFGSVVAERNIKNDKCASTSPVNSRESFEPDQLNREHAHDNAECAGTSYVSIYALLSSGMMNTYCQLVNPVAVRQELRHLESLNVDGVIVHCWWGVVEGWNPGKYDWSGYRDLFNIIREFKLKLQVVMAFHESGGNSSGDISISLPKWVLEIGKDNQDIFFTDREGRRSTECLSWGIDKARVLRGRTGVEVCYDFMRSFRTEFSDLIESRFISAVEIGLGASGELKYPSFPERMGWRYPGIGEFQCYDKYMQKNLRLAAKARGHLVWARGPDNAGHYNSRPDETRFFCDKGDYDSYYGRFFLHWYAQTLIDHADQILSLTNLAFEGIEIVVKIPAIYWWYRTSSHAAELTAGFHNPTNQDGYAAVFDMLKKHSVTMKFTSSQPQACVQINEGAFADPEALSWQVLNAAWERGLKVAAQSTLPRHARDTYIKILQIAKPKNDPDCHHLSFFAYNQQFPAIEMQREMISDLCSFIKTMHGEANDDIED, via the exons ATGGAGATGAAGCAGGACCTCGATCAGCAACAGTCGCCGTCGCCGGCAGGCGACCACGACTTCCCCGTTCCTCCGCCGCAGCGCCGCCTCCGTGGATTCGCCGCCTCCGTCTCTGGCGGTGGCGGAGGCGCCGTCGCAACGAAGGGGAGGAAGGAGCGGGAGAGGGAGAAGGAGCGGACGAAGCTTCGGGAGCGGCACCGGCGAGCGATCACGAGCCGGATGCTCACTGGCCTTCGCCAGTATGGGAACTTTCTCCTCCCGGCGAGAGCGGACATGAACGACGTGCTCGCCGCCCTCGCACGCGAGGCCGGGTGGATCGTCCAGCCCGATGGAACCACGTACCGACAATCCCCCGCCCTTGCCTCCTCCATCCCAGCCGACGTTCCACCAGTTCAATTT ACACCAATTCCAATTAGATCCGATGAAAGTCCTTTATCTCCCACTTCCCTGAAGAATTACTCTGTTAAAGCATCATTAGACACTCAGGCTGCCCTTCTTAGGATTGATGAGACATTATCACCGGCATCCTTTGGTTCTGTTGTTGCAGAAAGAAACATAAAGAATGATAAATGTGCTAGTACAAGCCCCGTTAACTCACGTGAGAGTTTCGAACCTGACCAG CTGAATCGAGAACATGCACATGATAATGCTGAATGTGCTGGAACTTCTTATGTGTCTATTTATGCTTTGCTCTCG AGTGGCATGATGAACACTTATTGTCAACTGGTCAATCCAGTAGCTGTGCGACAAGAATTAAGGCATCTGGAGTCATTAAATGTCGATGGGGTGATTGTACATTGTTGGTGGGGAGTGGTGGAAGGATGGAATCCAGGCAAGTATGATTGGTCTGGTTACAGAGATCTCTTTAATATTATTCGAGAGTTCAAACTGAAGCTTCAG GTGGTAATGGCATTTCATGAATCTGGAGGGAACAGTTCTGGTGATATTTCAATCTCCCTACCCAAGTGGGTCCTGGAGATTGGAAAGGATAATCAAGATATTTTTTTCACAGATCGTGAAGGTAGGAGAAGCACTGAATGTCTTTCCTGGGGAATAGATAAAGCACGTGTGCTGAGAGGAAGAACTGGGGTTGAG GTCTGTTATGATTTTATGAGAAGTTTTCGAACAGAATTCAGTGACTTGATTGAGAGTAGATTTATTTCTGCTGTTGAAATTGGACTTGGTGCTTCAGGGGAATTGAAATACCCTTCATTTCCAGAAAGAATGGGTTGGAGATATCCTGGCATCGGTGAGTTTCAG TGCTATGACAAATATATGCAGAAGAATCTTCGACTTGCAGCAAAAGCACGTGGACACTTGGTTTGGGCAAGAGGACCTGATAATGCTGGGCATTACAATTCAAGGCCAGATGAAACTAGATTCTTCTGTGACAAGGGAGATTACGACAGCTACTATGGACGTTTTTTTCTTCATTGGTATGCACAAACACTCATAGACCATGCAGATCAGATATTATCCCTTACAAACCTGGCATTTGAAGGAATAGAAATTGTCGTTAAG ATTCCTGCAATTTACTGGTGGTATCGGACAAGTAGTCATGCTGCTGAACTCACAGCTGGGTTTCACAATCCTACAAATCAAGATGGCTACGCCGCAGTTTTTGACATGCTTAAGAAACACTCAGTAACTATGAAATTTACATCTTCCCAACCGCAGGCTTGTGTTCAGATAAATGAAGGAGCATTTGCTGATCCTGAAGCATTAAGCTGGCAG GTTCTGAATGCAGCCTGGGAAAGAGGATTAAAAGTAGCTGCTCAAAGTACTCTTCCTCGCCATGCCAGAGATACATACATTAAAATCCTACAGATTGCTAAGCCAAAAAATGATCCTGACTGTCACCATCTCTCATTCTTTGCTTATAATCAACAGTTTCCAGCTATAGAGATGCAGAGAGAGATGATATCGGACCTTTGCAGTTTCATCAAGACCATGCATG GAGAGGCCAATGATGACATTGAAGATTGA
- the LOC121984515 gene encoding beta-amylase 8-like isoform X2, whose product MEMKQDLDQQQSPSPAGDHDFPVPPPQRRLRGFAASVSGGGGGAVATKGRKEREREKERTKLRERHRRAITSRMLTGLRQYGNFLLPARADMNDVLAALAREAGWIVQPDGTTYRQSPALASSIPADVPPVQFTPIPIRSDESPLSPTSLKNYSVKASLDTQAALLRIDETLSPASFGSVVAERNIKNDKCASTSPVNSRESFEPDQLNREHAHDNAECAGTSYVSIYALLSSGMMNTYCQLVNPVAVRQELRHLESLNVDGVIVHCWWGVVEGWNPGKYDWSGYRDLFNIIREFKLKLQVVMAFHESGGNSSGDISISLPKWVLEIGKDNQDIFFTDREGRRSTECLSWGIDKARVLRGRTGVEVCYDFMRSFRTEFSDLIESRFISAVEIGLGASGELKYPSFPERMGWRYPGIGEFQKNLRLAAKARGHLVWARGPDNAGHYNSRPDETRFFCDKGDYDSYYGRFFLHWYAQTLIDHADQILSLTNLAFEGIEIVVKIPAIYWWYRTSSHAAELTAGFHNPTNQDGYAAVFDMLKKHSVTMKFTSSQPQACVQINEGAFADPEALSWQVLNAAWERGLKVAAQSTLPRHARDTYIKILQIAKPKNDPDCHHLSFFAYNQQFPAIEMQREMISDLCSFIKTMHGEANDDIED is encoded by the exons ATGGAGATGAAGCAGGACCTCGATCAGCAACAGTCGCCGTCGCCGGCAGGCGACCACGACTTCCCCGTTCCTCCGCCGCAGCGCCGCCTCCGTGGATTCGCCGCCTCCGTCTCTGGCGGTGGCGGAGGCGCCGTCGCAACGAAGGGGAGGAAGGAGCGGGAGAGGGAGAAGGAGCGGACGAAGCTTCGGGAGCGGCACCGGCGAGCGATCACGAGCCGGATGCTCACTGGCCTTCGCCAGTATGGGAACTTTCTCCTCCCGGCGAGAGCGGACATGAACGACGTGCTCGCCGCCCTCGCACGCGAGGCCGGGTGGATCGTCCAGCCCGATGGAACCACGTACCGACAATCCCCCGCCCTTGCCTCCTCCATCCCAGCCGACGTTCCACCAGTTCAATTT ACACCAATTCCAATTAGATCCGATGAAAGTCCTTTATCTCCCACTTCCCTGAAGAATTACTCTGTTAAAGCATCATTAGACACTCAGGCTGCCCTTCTTAGGATTGATGAGACATTATCACCGGCATCCTTTGGTTCTGTTGTTGCAGAAAGAAACATAAAGAATGATAAATGTGCTAGTACAAGCCCCGTTAACTCACGTGAGAGTTTCGAACCTGACCAG CTGAATCGAGAACATGCACATGATAATGCTGAATGTGCTGGAACTTCTTATGTGTCTATTTATGCTTTGCTCTCG AGTGGCATGATGAACACTTATTGTCAACTGGTCAATCCAGTAGCTGTGCGACAAGAATTAAGGCATCTGGAGTCATTAAATGTCGATGGGGTGATTGTACATTGTTGGTGGGGAGTGGTGGAAGGATGGAATCCAGGCAAGTATGATTGGTCTGGTTACAGAGATCTCTTTAATATTATTCGAGAGTTCAAACTGAAGCTTCAG GTGGTAATGGCATTTCATGAATCTGGAGGGAACAGTTCTGGTGATATTTCAATCTCCCTACCCAAGTGGGTCCTGGAGATTGGAAAGGATAATCAAGATATTTTTTTCACAGATCGTGAAGGTAGGAGAAGCACTGAATGTCTTTCCTGGGGAATAGATAAAGCACGTGTGCTGAGAGGAAGAACTGGGGTTGAG GTCTGTTATGATTTTATGAGAAGTTTTCGAACAGAATTCAGTGACTTGATTGAGAGTAGATTTATTTCTGCTGTTGAAATTGGACTTGGTGCTTCAGGGGAATTGAAATACCCTTCATTTCCAGAAAGAATGGGTTGGAGATATCCTGGCATCGGTGAGTTTCAG AAGAATCTTCGACTTGCAGCAAAAGCACGTGGACACTTGGTTTGGGCAAGAGGACCTGATAATGCTGGGCATTACAATTCAAGGCCAGATGAAACTAGATTCTTCTGTGACAAGGGAGATTACGACAGCTACTATGGACGTTTTTTTCTTCATTGGTATGCACAAACACTCATAGACCATGCAGATCAGATATTATCCCTTACAAACCTGGCATTTGAAGGAATAGAAATTGTCGTTAAG ATTCCTGCAATTTACTGGTGGTATCGGACAAGTAGTCATGCTGCTGAACTCACAGCTGGGTTTCACAATCCTACAAATCAAGATGGCTACGCCGCAGTTTTTGACATGCTTAAGAAACACTCAGTAACTATGAAATTTACATCTTCCCAACCGCAGGCTTGTGTTCAGATAAATGAAGGAGCATTTGCTGATCCTGAAGCATTAAGCTGGCAG GTTCTGAATGCAGCCTGGGAAAGAGGATTAAAAGTAGCTGCTCAAAGTACTCTTCCTCGCCATGCCAGAGATACATACATTAAAATCCTACAGATTGCTAAGCCAAAAAATGATCCTGACTGTCACCATCTCTCATTCTTTGCTTATAATCAACAGTTTCCAGCTATAGAGATGCAGAGAGAGATGATATCGGACCTTTGCAGTTTCATCAAGACCATGCATG GAGAGGCCAATGATGACATTGAAGATTGA
- the LOC121984515 gene encoding beta-amylase 8-like isoform X3, whose amino-acid sequence MEMKQDLDQQQSPSPAGDHDFPVPPPQRRLRGFAASVSGGGGGAVATKGRKEREREKERTKLRERHRRAITSRMLTGLRQYGNFLLPARADMNDVLAALAREAGWIVQPDGTTYRQSPALASSIPADVPPVQFTPIPIRSDESPLSPTSLKNYSVKASLDTQAALLRIDETLSPASFGSVVAERNIKNDKCASTSPVNSRESFEPDQLNREHAHDNAECAGTSYVSIYALLSSGMMNTYCQLVNPVAVRQELRHLESLNVDGVIVHCWWGVVEGWNPGKYDWSGYRDLFNIIREFKLKLQVVMAFHESGGNSSGDISISLPKWVLEIGKDNQDIFFTDREGRRSTECLSWGIDKARVLRGRTGVEVCYDFMRSFRTEFSDLIESRFISAVEIGLGASGELKYPSFPERMGWRYPGIGEFQCYDKYMQKNLRLAAKARGHLVWARGPDNAGHYNSRPDETRFFCDKGDYDSYYGRFFLHWYAQTLIDHADQILSLTNLAFEGIEIVVKIPAIYWWYRTSSHAAELTAGFHNPTNQDGYAAVFDMLKKHSVTMKFTSSQPQACVQINEGAFADPEALSWQVHEIVKIMF is encoded by the exons ATGGAGATGAAGCAGGACCTCGATCAGCAACAGTCGCCGTCGCCGGCAGGCGACCACGACTTCCCCGTTCCTCCGCCGCAGCGCCGCCTCCGTGGATTCGCCGCCTCCGTCTCTGGCGGTGGCGGAGGCGCCGTCGCAACGAAGGGGAGGAAGGAGCGGGAGAGGGAGAAGGAGCGGACGAAGCTTCGGGAGCGGCACCGGCGAGCGATCACGAGCCGGATGCTCACTGGCCTTCGCCAGTATGGGAACTTTCTCCTCCCGGCGAGAGCGGACATGAACGACGTGCTCGCCGCCCTCGCACGCGAGGCCGGGTGGATCGTCCAGCCCGATGGAACCACGTACCGACAATCCCCCGCCCTTGCCTCCTCCATCCCAGCCGACGTTCCACCAGTTCAATTT ACACCAATTCCAATTAGATCCGATGAAAGTCCTTTATCTCCCACTTCCCTGAAGAATTACTCTGTTAAAGCATCATTAGACACTCAGGCTGCCCTTCTTAGGATTGATGAGACATTATCACCGGCATCCTTTGGTTCTGTTGTTGCAGAAAGAAACATAAAGAATGATAAATGTGCTAGTACAAGCCCCGTTAACTCACGTGAGAGTTTCGAACCTGACCAG CTGAATCGAGAACATGCACATGATAATGCTGAATGTGCTGGAACTTCTTATGTGTCTATTTATGCTTTGCTCTCG AGTGGCATGATGAACACTTATTGTCAACTGGTCAATCCAGTAGCTGTGCGACAAGAATTAAGGCATCTGGAGTCATTAAATGTCGATGGGGTGATTGTACATTGTTGGTGGGGAGTGGTGGAAGGATGGAATCCAGGCAAGTATGATTGGTCTGGTTACAGAGATCTCTTTAATATTATTCGAGAGTTCAAACTGAAGCTTCAG GTGGTAATGGCATTTCATGAATCTGGAGGGAACAGTTCTGGTGATATTTCAATCTCCCTACCCAAGTGGGTCCTGGAGATTGGAAAGGATAATCAAGATATTTTTTTCACAGATCGTGAAGGTAGGAGAAGCACTGAATGTCTTTCCTGGGGAATAGATAAAGCACGTGTGCTGAGAGGAAGAACTGGGGTTGAG GTCTGTTATGATTTTATGAGAAGTTTTCGAACAGAATTCAGTGACTTGATTGAGAGTAGATTTATTTCTGCTGTTGAAATTGGACTTGGTGCTTCAGGGGAATTGAAATACCCTTCATTTCCAGAAAGAATGGGTTGGAGATATCCTGGCATCGGTGAGTTTCAG TGCTATGACAAATATATGCAGAAGAATCTTCGACTTGCAGCAAAAGCACGTGGACACTTGGTTTGGGCAAGAGGACCTGATAATGCTGGGCATTACAATTCAAGGCCAGATGAAACTAGATTCTTCTGTGACAAGGGAGATTACGACAGCTACTATGGACGTTTTTTTCTTCATTGGTATGCACAAACACTCATAGACCATGCAGATCAGATATTATCCCTTACAAACCTGGCATTTGAAGGAATAGAAATTGTCGTTAAG ATTCCTGCAATTTACTGGTGGTATCGGACAAGTAGTCATGCTGCTGAACTCACAGCTGGGTTTCACAATCCTACAAATCAAGATGGCTACGCCGCAGTTTTTGACATGCTTAAGAAACACTCAGTAACTATGAAATTTACATCTTCCCAACCGCAGGCTTGTGTTCAGATAAATGAAGGAGCATTTGCTGATCCTGAAGCATTAAGCTGGCAGGTCCATGAGATTGTTAAAATCAT GTTCTGA